A single genomic interval of Mucilaginibacter boryungensis harbors:
- a CDS encoding alpha/beta hydrolase, with amino-acid sequence MKKIFRLSIVILHLLLISKLSVAAIVDTVETTSQAMHKKIKAVIIKPNDYDKLSVMPTVYLLHGYGGNYSDWVRNAPAVQSLADEYHMLIVCPDGNISSWYLDSPVNPDWKYETYVGTELVAWVDARYKTIKNRSGRAITGLSMGGHGALYLAFKHQDTFGAAGSTSGGVDIRPFPNNWKMANILGTYAEHPENWEKNTIINMTHLLTPGKLALIIDCGTEDFFYKVNVNLHDLLLLRNIPHDFYVRPGGHNSAYWANSIKYQLLFFHDYFIAQQKLAVK; translated from the coding sequence ATGAAAAAAATATTCCGCCTTAGCATCGTTATATTGCATCTGCTGTTAATAAGCAAGCTATCTGTAGCCGCCATTGTAGATACCGTTGAGACGACCAGCCAGGCAATGCACAAAAAAATAAAAGCGGTAATTATTAAGCCTAATGATTACGATAAGTTATCCGTAATGCCGACAGTTTACCTTTTGCATGGCTATGGCGGCAACTATTCGGATTGGGTTAGAAACGCGCCCGCGGTGCAAAGCCTGGCCGACGAATACCATATGCTGATAGTTTGCCCCGATGGCAACATATCAAGCTGGTACCTGGATAGCCCGGTAAACCCTGATTGGAAATATGAGACCTATGTAGGTACCGAACTGGTAGCCTGGGTTGATGCGCGTTATAAAACAATAAAAAACCGTAGTGGACGTGCCATAACCGGTTTAAGTATGGGCGGGCATGGGGCGCTTTATCTTGCTTTTAAACATCAGGATACTTTTGGCGCAGCAGGCAGCACCAGCGGCGGGGTGGATATCCGCCCGTTTCCCAATAACTGGAAGATGGCTAACATATTGGGCACTTATGCAGAGCATCCCGAAAACTGGGAGAAGAATACGATCATTAATATGACCCACCTGCTGACACCGGGTAAATTGGCTTTAATTATCGACTGCGGTACCGAGGATTTCTTTTATAAAGTGAACGTAAACCTGCACGACCTGCTGTTACTGCGCAATATTCCTCACGATTTTTACGTGCGGCCAGGAGGGCACAATTCTGCATATTGGGCAAATTCTATTAAATACCAGTTGCTGTTCTTCCACGACTATTTTATTGCGCAGCAAAAGCTGGCTGTAAAGTAA